Sequence from the Phragmites australis chromosome 6, lpPhrAust1.1, whole genome shotgun sequence genome:
GAAATACAAACGGTGATACATATAACATTCACTCTTCAGAAATTTGATCAAAACTTCAACTTCAACGTCAACTGCAATTTATCATTATCATGTTGACAAGATTGCATTTAGGTTGTTTTCAACGTGAATTTGCCTCATTCTCCTCAAAGTGGGCAAATGAAAGGAAATTAAGCTCTCCACAACCAAACGACGTTATGATCAACTCAGGGATTTTATGTTACTTATGAAGGAAGAAATCCTGTTGGGGTCTTTTCGGATACCATCAGGAGCACAAATACCGCTGCTAACGTCCACTCCGTTTGGTTTCAGAGCAGAAAAGGCTTCACAAACATTATCTGGATGAAGTCCTCCAGCTAATAGCCATCCATTCTTGCTTCTAACAGATGGCATTTGGAACTTCTGCCAGTTGAATCCCTTTCCACTGTAAACGAAGAAGGATTGTGTTTGTCAATTGTCATATATCTTTAGATAAGAAGGGAAATGTGCACATTAGCTAACATATGATCCAAGAAAACTTTTACTAACAATAGAGTAATGCATGACAAGATACTACTTCTGTGAAGAAGCGATGTCAATATAATATGAACTTCGGACTTCAGAGTATTCAAATCACAAACACTAGAATGATCAATTGATTCaacttttatctcttttgaGTGTCAATTACAATCCTACATTTGCACATACTAAGGACCAAGCAGAGAAAAATTCAGCGCATGGATTAACTGGGCAagcaaaaaaaactactttgGATTGAAGAAGCAATAAGAGCAAAATCTAACCTTCCACCTTTTGCACTGTCCACTAAGAACCAATCAAGTTCATATTCTATGTCAGGAGGAGCACTGATTAGCTTTCCATCGTCATCAGCATTTAGTACATAAATGATATGATTATTCTTTGAAAGGGTATGAACCAATGCACGAGATTCATCTCCATGGAGCTGCATATGGGAAATTCTGGAGAAGCGTAAATGGTAATCATAACCAAAATAGCATAGCAGCGGAAAACGACATTTCTAAGTCAAACCTGGATGAAGTTAAGGTCGCATGAATCAGACAATCGTAATATtgtctcttcatcatcatccacaaagaCACCAACTGATTCAGCACCATAAGATTGTGCAACTCTTGATATTTCTTTTGCCTCTGATAATGAGACGGAGCGTTTAGAGTTAGGCCACAGTATCATGCCAATAAGTTTAGCTCCTGCCACTACAGCCATTTCTGCATCTCTAGCAGATGTGATGCCACACATTTTGACTACAGGCTGGATCTTTTTAACATCTCCCTGGCTTGGTGATGAAGATACGATGGTATTGGATCCATGGCTACTTTGGTTAATTCCCAAGCATGACATCTTTACTAGAGAAAATCTTGGAAGTCCTGTGTGAGAAAAGAACAGTGTAAAATAGCGGTGTAAATAAAGAAAGTGAATCGAATCAGTATTCGTACAGAACCATGGTTGCTAACAGATCTTAGTAAATGCTAACAGATGTCACCACAAACAAGAGAAGAACATCACTGAAGGTTGTTACTTACTACAATATGTAGTTCACAGTATGTGGATTTCAGAAAAGAAAGTACCAAAGCTAACTTTTTCACTAAAACAGGAGGGGAGGCCCCTACTGTGAATTTTATAGTAATAAAGGTAGCTTGAAAATAATCATGGCCGATTCAGAAGTACTCAGCGGATTTGATCAACATGATTTGCTTGCACTAGAAACCTACACCCACTTCATCTTAAATATAATGGACAGATACAACACTACAACAGTAACTCGAGGCTTGCAGTCTCTTCCATGGCTCCTCTTAGTTTTTTGGGATGACTTTGTTGCAATTATTCCTTTCTAGAACCACTTTTTGTAGAATAAGAATTACATGAACTTGCCCTTTCTAGCAAACACAGCATGCCGAAAATAGAAAACCGTATTGATCAAGCAACATAACATGATTACAAATGCTTACCGTTGTTACATAGTATAGGAATTCGTTGAGCTTGTCTTGCAGAGATTGGCGACGCCATTATAACTGTAAAGGCAtaaatgagaaaaagaaaaaggttagcACATCATAAATTGGCCATTTAGTCTAATCAGAATGTAACGGAAGTTCAGAACTCAAAAGTGAATAGATCGTAACATAAAGCTCAAAATTTCCACTCCTCTTCCCTGGAAAGAGGCGAACTCTAGATTATAATTGGACTAAGCAACCCACACAAGTATCCACTGCCCAGGCCACAATAAAGAAGGAAAAGGTAAACAAGAACTTTTGACACTGAACATTCCTGAATTTTGTTAAACCTTTAGCTATTTCCTTTCACCCTGACACATCTGTCAGGGGGCAGACTAAATCCCCCAAAAGAATTGGAAGATTAACTGCACCCCCAAACCACGGCTGATGGATGATGGGTTGGATTAGTAGGGGACTACGCACCGCACGAATCCACACCCATCTGAATTGCAGAGCAGACTGCACCTCAGTCGCACGCAGCAAAGAAAAGGTCCCCAAGTGCACGGACTCTCGGAACAATCTGTCCAAGCGAGCAAGGATTGCTTACCAACAGAGGTAGAAACCAATCTAAGTCAGGATGGAGCTCCACCCCACTCCACTAGAACAAGCGAGGAACGGCGGCGGTGGACAGAGGGGCAGACGGAGAGGGTGACTGCGGGAGGGGCCGGAGGCGTTGCGTTGAGCTGGGGACTTGGTGCGTGCGTGGACCGGAGGCTGATTGCGGGTGGGGCGGGTTGCTGGCTGGCggcttgaattttttttatattttttcagtaaaaatttaaataaatagattcctcgtggTAAGAATTGTAAAGGTAGATGTTTGCCGCCCCCTATAGCCCTCTTAAAGAGCGTTAAGGAATCCTAACCGCCCCTGAGAGAGTGGTAAGGGGGCTAACCACCTTGGGCGGTAAGCAGTCAGTCCCGCGCGCCCCCCTCTTCCCTTCTCTATATAAAGGGTGAAAAATgaggataaatcctcattttaatctgaaaaaagagaaaagtttaaagaggagaggaagagagcacggcgaagccctgctgttTTTGATCGGTGAATTTGAAGAGTAtttttcggtaatttttttacttatattaatgacgacatggtaggatagtaattaaatacatagtagtatttgtagtatggtagtttcgaatatgtagattgtacagagtaatagttgtaggttagtttggttagggtAGCAATGTATGACATAGAGTTTAGCATTGTATGACTTAGAGTTTAGCGGTATGACATAAGGTttaggtttagaaaatactgtatttagtataatattatcaatattaattacgacatggtaggatagtcattaaatacataataatagttttagtatggtagttttgaatatgtagattgtaccgagtaataattgtaggttagtttggttataGTAGCATTGTACGATATAGAGTTTAGCACTGTATAACCTATGGTTTAgcggtatgacctagggtttaaggtttagaaaatgctgtatttagtagtatattgtcaatattaatttcGATATGataggatagctattaaatacatagtagtatttgTAGTATGATAGTttcgaatatgtagattgtatagagtaataattgtaggttaggGGTATTATTtaagaacctattgttaggtagtaatcagtgtcggtaatttttttagtttcgataattagaaatatagtttgccggtcataacattggttatatttgcggatgttttcagggatggtagataaattattttttcagatatattatggtgagagcgaaattagttatggtcctaacAGTGTATATCTATCTGGGTTTCGTCATGTCGTCAAGGGTCTTAATAAAGCAATGAGAGGATCATTGTgtgtgtgtgcaagtggctgatgtggttttttcaactggatccgcagcaacataatcttaagctgaaagctgtccttAGTCGTGCTAGTCAgggatactttggcgagctcatcctgatcgaagccacatctacttggaggcagtatgtagatatatcatgtgaacgtgggatgcctctgattttgttagttgaggcgtaccagaagaatcaaacagagataaactctgcggaagcagtagcgagaccaagtgaggcagtggtagatgaatcagacctGGTAAATGTCGGGGCCAGGTcagatgttggggatatttctaagatgcaaccgatgggtgtagctgatgagggggagcatatccctaacataattgaagagatggagttggagaatcaagagctggaggaatcCGTTgtcgatgaggattcatctgacgaTAAGGGTAATGCTCCAATTCCTGCAGAGTGAAGGGATCAGGAATTTTCAAAActggtggttagtgaggcttatcggacaccgtgggagtatcatgagaatgaggtgtcacagggtgctatgtaccctacaaaggaggctgttattgatgcagttaaattctggtcactgtctcttcggaggcagttcaaggttgttaagtccagtaaaagagagtacgatgtgaagtgtttggtgcctgaatgtccttggtgggtgcacgcattcagagagAAAttggtagactactggcagtgctcaatagtcagggagcATAATTATTACATTGaagaaatagagttcgcccactggaacctgtcatctgcttttattgctaaagttatgtatggggagattgtggacaacctgaagtataagccacgatcaataattcgtgctattgagcaaatgttccagtatacaataaactatgcgaatgcatggagggtgaaacagaaggctattgagatgaggttcgggacatatgaagattcatatcacaatctaccttgtcaattagccacaatatgtggaagaaactcagacagttactatgatatcaagtattacccctcgactgatgtggagtacagcgggaaacgagtattgcagcgtgctttctttgcattcgctgcaaccatcaaagcatttcggtactgtcgacccatcatttgcctggacGGGACATTTTTGACTAGAaagtataaaggacagatattgtctgcaattgtgGTCgatggtaacaaccaagtcctgccactggggtttgccttcgtggagagtgagaacggggacagctggtattggttccttgagcgagtgaagcatgctattgttctggaccggtcagatgtgtgtctgattcatgatagacatgcagggttgttacaggctttgctggatatgcaatatgggagtgttTGATGAGGTGTTGCAGCAAAGTGACCCGACTTGAAGAGCATGTGGTGCATGCGCTATATGGGTGTGAACTTCTACAggcagtttaaaaacaaagagttgatgaagcttttcaagaaattgtgcagtcaaaaccagcaaaggaagttcaatgccctatgggtaAGACTGGACGAACTAACTCTGAAACAGATAGCTGAGGTTGCAGTCAcaggtgatgaaccgatagcttttggacctctcccaacagatactcctcagatagtaaggaggtcagggtcagctattatgagcttttcacagtggatacgtaatgagccaaatggaAAATGGGCTTTGCTATACGAtagtggtggggcaaggtatgtAATAATGACAATaaatcttgctgaggtttatAACTAGGTCATGcgaggtatgaggtccctcccactcgttggaattgtagaatGTATTTTGCATAGGACTTATAAatactttattgattggtacgCAGCTGCTTTCAATGTAATGGAAGATAATCGTATGCTTTtatggacggatgctatgtgagtatatggagaaggccacaaagaaggcacaaaTGCATCgcgctaatcaagaggggactgcggagcacaggttcagtgtgcTGTGCCGGGATAAAGGTCGTAGGGGTGAAAGACGTGAGCGACATGTGCAAGAGTACGTGCTTAGGAGTGAgacatgcatttgtacttgccagaagccacaattacttcacaaaccttgtacacacgtcatagctgcatgtgcgaagcacaatatgcttcccaggtaatatgtttcaaagtacttcatGAAAGATTAGATACTGAACACCTAAAATCATGAGCtatatggttacggcattgttgatacatttactAGTAATCCAGGCCCTTCACAAATCTATGTGCCTGAtatggaaaagatgaagaacataCCGGGTCGtcgacaaactcgtcggatttgcaacgatatggatgaatccgaggcgggtccatgggtcaagcgatgcagccAGTGCAATAAAACAGGCCACATGTACAAAtattgtcctaaaaatgcaTCTGTTATGTAGGTGAGTATTGCAACGTGTTCTAGTGTGATTATATTTAGCGTACCTTGTTGTTATATTTGTACTTTGCTCTCTAGCATTTTAACCTTAcatttgtaagtacatgtcgcaatatattcatgttactTCTCGTACGTGTATGTTATATGCAGTCCTACTCACGTAACTATGACATTTTTCATTTAATAGACTGTACGTATTAATCATGTACATATAGTTGCAATGTAAATTTCCATTCAACATATAttgttcttgtctacatgttggaatatattaatgtacatgtggttttaatgcagatatgacgcaccctccgaccccccgagcttctcgaccctgcagtggacaagggGCACCgtagcttcttatccgccgtgCACCAGACAGAGTTAGGAGTATTTcgaccacgtggccctggagagctacttACGGTCAATGATCGGTAGAAGCACCAGTAATTCGATACTTTTATACGCATGTGCCAattcatttatgtattgcatcccccAATTTATTTATATTCCCAATGGTGCAGGTTAGTAGCagcgggactcctaccgctttgtcgtttggtggaggcccgatcgaaggagaaccccgaggcagcggcgcatcgattctattttgaccgctcgcTAATAGCAGCcctggttgaccgatggaggcctgaAACACATACTTTACACCTCCCTTGCGGCGAGATGACtccgaccttgcaggacgtagcctacctcttaggcttacCTTGTGCTGG
This genomic interval carries:
- the LOC133922309 gene encoding N-(5'-phosphoribosyl)anthranilate isomerase 1, chloroplastic-like isoform X2, yielding MASPISARQAQRIPILCNNGLPRFSLVKMSCLGINQSSHGSNTIVSSSPSQGDVKKIQPVVKMCGITSARDAEMAVVAGAKLIGMILWPNSKRSVSLSEAKEISRVAQSYGAESVGVFVDDDEETILRLSDSCDLNFIQLHGDESRALVHTLSKNNHIIYVLNADDDGKLISAPPDIEYELDWFLVDSAKGGSGKGFNWQKFQMPSVRSKNGWLLAGGLHPDNVCEAFSALKPNGVDVSSGICAPDGIRKDPNRISSFISNIKSLS
- the LOC133922309 gene encoding N-(5'-phosphoribosyl)anthranilate isomerase 1, chloroplastic-like isoform X1, coding for MGVDSCVIMASPISARQAQRIPILCNNGLPRFSLVKMSCLGINQSSHGSNTIVSSSPSQGDVKKIQPVVKMCGITSARDAEMAVVAGAKLIGMILWPNSKRSVSLSEAKEISRVAQSYGAESVGVFVDDDEETILRLSDSCDLNFIQLHGDESRALVHTLSKNNHIIYVLNADDDGKLISAPPDIEYELDWFLVDSAKGGSGKGFNWQKFQMPSVRSKNGWLLAGGLHPDNVCEAFSALKPNGVDVSSGICAPDGIRKDPNRISSFISNIKSLS